The following are from one region of the Francisella opportunistica genome:
- a CDS encoding RelA/SpoT family protein, translating to MQVIDSKLLDSDGQIKDDLLISELKSFYTSVKFEIIVAALELLKSKSAESVRHPTGISSFLYAIEMAYVLFKIRADEESVSAGILYELYNFGDISDEDIEQATNQTVLKILQGTRKMSAIRMYRSDNISLEQIDTFRKMLLTIIEDVRIVLVKIVDKLCTIRHLKSLSSNTQRVIARETLDIYAPLANRLGLGAIKWELEDRAFFFLQQDEYKRIAKSLGATRKQREDFLYQVIQELKSTLKKYNLHAGIQGRVKHIYSIYKKFKNKGYQELDDLYDITAVRVITNNVDECYKVLAEVNNLYSPIPEEFSDYIAHPKPNGYKSIHTVVRVGEQNIEVQIRTQPMHEESELGFAAHWRYKEGVKFDASYEARVAWLRSLLEWEKEINEYDSEITKELNKRLYVFTPANELIDLAEGSTVLDFAYSVHTMVGHRTKGAKLNGKIVPLTTKLKTGDKVEILTGKEPNPSKDWASENLGYLSSVRNRSRVTKWFNEQNKEDNIALGKDRLLKELRGYDLKEVDFVEVAAKFNMKTSDSLFAAIEGGSLKTNSVVNYIIDTYSAEEKLIKKKNKPITVKAKTPKVLVSGFDGMKYEMAKCCHPVYPDQIQGYMSVSKGVVIHTTSCPNLNHLKEKSPEKFIEVNWDSED from the coding sequence ATGCAAGTTATTGACTCTAAACTTCTAGATAGTGATGGTCAGATAAAAGATGATCTGTTGATATCTGAGCTTAAAAGTTTTTATACTAGTGTTAAGTTTGAGATTATAGTTGCAGCCTTAGAGCTTCTAAAAAGTAAAAGTGCCGAATCGGTGCGCCATCCAACTGGTATTAGTTCCTTTTTATATGCTATTGAGATGGCATATGTTCTTTTCAAAATCAGAGCAGATGAAGAGTCTGTTTCTGCTGGTATTCTTTATGAACTTTATAATTTCGGGGATATATCCGATGAGGATATAGAGCAAGCAACTAATCAAACAGTGCTTAAGATTTTACAAGGTACACGTAAAATGTCGGCTATTAGGATGTATCGTTCAGATAACATATCCTTGGAGCAAATCGATACGTTTAGAAAAATGCTGCTGACAATTATCGAAGATGTCAGGATCGTTCTGGTAAAGATTGTTGATAAGCTATGTACAATTCGCCATCTAAAATCTTTAAGTAGTAATACCCAGCGGGTTATTGCTAGAGAAACATTAGATATCTATGCGCCCTTAGCAAATAGGCTTGGTTTAGGTGCTATCAAATGGGAGCTTGAAGATAGAGCATTTTTCTTTTTACAACAAGATGAATACAAACGAATAGCTAAAAGTCTAGGTGCTACTCGAAAACAGCGTGAAGATTTCTTGTACCAAGTAATTCAAGAGCTAAAATCAACACTTAAGAAATACAATCTACATGCAGGTATTCAAGGTAGAGTTAAACATATCTATAGTATCTACAAAAAGTTTAAGAATAAAGGCTATCAAGAGCTTGATGATTTGTATGATATTACTGCTGTTAGAGTTATAACAAATAATGTTGATGAATGTTATAAAGTACTTGCTGAAGTTAATAACTTATATTCACCAATTCCAGAGGAATTTAGTGATTATATTGCCCATCCTAAGCCAAATGGCTACAAATCAATACATACAGTTGTCAGGGTTGGTGAGCAAAATATTGAGGTTCAAATTAGAACACAACCAATGCACGAAGAATCTGAGTTAGGTTTTGCTGCACATTGGCGTTATAAAGAAGGTGTTAAGTTCGATGCTTCTTATGAGGCTAGGGTTGCTTGGTTAAGATCTCTTCTTGAGTGGGAGAAAGAGATTAATGAATATGATAGTGAAATAACTAAAGAGCTTAATAAGAGACTTTATGTATTTACACCGGCAAATGAGCTAATAGATTTGGCTGAAGGTTCGACAGTTTTAGATTTTGCTTATTCTGTACATACAATGGTAGGTCACCGGACTAAAGGTGCTAAACTAAATGGTAAGATAGTACCGTTAACAACTAAGCTAAAAACCGGTGATAAAGTCGAGATTCTAACAGGTAAAGAACCTAATCCAAGTAAAGATTGGGCCTCTGAAAATCTAGGTTATTTATCTTCAGTGCGTAATAGGTCAAGAGTCACTAAATGGTTTAATGAGCAGAACAAAGAAGATAATATAGCTTTAGGAAAAGATCGACTTCTAAAAGAGCTAAGAGGCTATGATCTTAAAGAGGTTGACTTTGTTGAAGTTGCTGCTAAGTTTAATATGAAAACTAGCGATAGTCTTTTTGCAGCGATTGAGGGTGGCAGCTTAAAGACTAATAGTGTTGTTAACTATATTATTGATACATATTCAGCAGAAGAAAAGCTAATCAAGAAAAAAAATAAACCAATAACGGTAAAAGCAAAAACTCCAAAAGTCTTAGTTTCAGGCTTTGATGGTATGAAATATGAGATGGCTAAATGTTGTCATCCTGTTTACCCCGATCAAATTCAAGGGTATATGAGTGTTTCAAAAGGGGTGGTTATACATACTACAAGCTGTCCTAACTTAAATCATCTCAAAGAGAAAAGTCCAGAGAAATTTATAGAAGTTAATTGGGATAGTGAAGACTAA
- a CDS encoding DUF4124 domain-containing protein, which translates to MSKFHKNVFSVIVCILCFLSLAKAADTKVYSWRAENGNVVFSAEKPSDDVDYKIIEVGQPTVIDTKASQNPSDDKPVKINQSDVAKLATSDLAEKNKEVLEEGQNADLNVEITSPANDANIFTKEDKVAISTNPQIASNDSPTFIINGSAIPATYEDGQWKIARPTPGENKLSISGRTAQGNEIKSTNQVTFYIKNGWLQQAKNTGNYRGN; encoded by the coding sequence ATGTCAAAATTTCATAAAAATGTCTTTAGCGTTATAGTTTGTATATTATGTTTTTTATCTCTTGCTAAAGCAGCTGATACAAAAGTCTATTCTTGGCGCGCTGAGAATGGTAATGTGGTATTTTCAGCGGAAAAACCTAGTGATGATGTCGATTATAAAATTATCGAAGTAGGTCAGCCTACAGTTATTGATACTAAAGCTTCGCAAAATCCTAGTGATGATAAACCTGTTAAAATAAATCAATCCGATGTGGCAAAATTAGCGACATCAGACTTAGCTGAGAAGAACAAAGAAGTCCTTGAGGAAGGTCAAAATGCTGATTTAAATGTCGAGATTACCTCACCTGCTAATGATGCTAACATTTTTACCAAAGAAGACAAAGTTGCCATTTCAACTAATCCTCAAATAGCTAGCAATGATAGCCCAACGTTTATAATAAATGGTTCGGCTATTCCAGCAACCTATGAGGATGGACAATGGAAAATTGCTCGACCTACCCCTGGCGAGAATAAACTTAGTATCTCTGGACGCACTGCTCAAGGTAATGAAATAAAATCAACTAATCAAGTAACTTTTTACATCAAAAATGGCTGGTTACAGCAAGCTAAAAATACTGGCAACTATCGTGGCAATTAA
- a CDS encoding class I SAM-dependent methyltransferase, producing MKINISNLDVKSHLNKLTEDNLEYTLCQQHKYLYLENDNLKLHYDNKELFIDFNVSEILNRINPKAKKCSVIQAVEGRSKAKLAILDTTAGLGRDTFTLAARGHTLITLEKDPYLYLLLKDALQRAQQIDYLREIVIKITLINIESNQYILTTNRSFDCIYIDPMFPPRKKSAKVKQGMQILHQVAFNDEISNSNLLDNIIQGQITKKAVVKRPINAEFLSNKKPSSQLKGKTNRFDIYSL from the coding sequence ATGAAGATAAATATTTCTAACTTAGATGTAAAAAGTCACCTTAATAAGCTTACAGAAGACAATCTAGAATATACGCTTTGTCAACAGCATAAATATCTCTATCTCGAAAATGATAATCTAAAACTTCATTATGATAATAAAGAATTATTTATAGATTTTAATGTTAGTGAAATCTTAAATAGAATAAACCCTAAAGCTAAGAAATGTAGTGTTATACAAGCAGTTGAAGGTCGCTCTAAAGCTAAGCTTGCTATCCTTGATACTACAGCTGGGTTAGGCAGAGATACCTTTACATTAGCCGCTAGAGGCCATACTCTAATAACACTAGAAAAAGATCCTTATCTCTATCTACTCCTAAAAGATGCTTTACAAAGAGCTCAACAAATAGATTATCTCAGAGAGATTGTCATTAAAATAACCTTAATCAATATAGAAAGTAATCAGTATATACTTACAACTAATAGGTCTTTTGATTGTATCTATATCGATCCAATGTTTCCACCACGTAAAAAAAGTGCCAAAGTTAAACAAGGCATGCAAATACTCCATCAAGTTGCATTTAATGATGAGATATCTAACTCCAATTTATTAGATAACATTATACAAGGACAAATAACCAAAAAAGCTGTAGTCAAAAGACCTATAAATGCCGAGTTTCTTAGTAACAAAAAGCCAAGCTCTCAGCTTAAAGGCAAGACTAATAGATTTGATATTTATAGTCTATAA
- a CDS encoding tyrosine-type recombinase/integrase, producing MTNLEHINNFLDNLLYLKNYSKETINNYQRDLIQLHESLNGKNITSLAHSDILIWVKKLHAQGNSPKTLQRKLSSVRSFFNFLVNSEMVSQNPASGIKAPKSSKRLPKAVNTDELAYLLDINPSNDIEARDIACFDLLYSCGIRLSELSSIELKDISISQKSIRVTGKGNKQRIAYFGPKTLNNLDRWLKIRDIFKPSCDYLFISRDGKHLTNRSIQKRLEIFAQKYASRHIHPHMLRHSFASHVLDSSKDLLAVKDLLGHADISSTQIYTHLNFQQLASVFDKAHPRAKKK from the coding sequence ATGACTAATCTAGAGCATATCAATAACTTTCTTGATAATTTACTTTATCTCAAAAACTACTCTAAAGAAACTATCAATAATTACCAAAGAGATTTAATACAACTACATGAATCACTTAATGGTAAAAACATTACTAGCTTAGCTCATAGTGATATATTGATATGGGTAAAGAAGCTACATGCTCAAGGTAACTCTCCTAAGACACTTCAGCGTAAACTTAGTTCGGTGAGAAGTTTTTTTAATTTTCTAGTAAATAGTGAAATGGTATCACAAAATCCAGCTAGTGGTATCAAAGCACCTAAAAGTAGTAAAAGACTACCCAAAGCAGTAAATACAGATGAACTAGCATATCTACTAGATATAAATCCAAGCAATGATATTGAAGCCCGTGATATTGCTTGTTTTGATCTGTTATACAGCTGTGGCATTAGACTTAGTGAACTATCGTCAATTGAGCTTAAAGATATCAGTATCTCTCAGAAAAGTATCCGTGTTACAGGCAAAGGCAACAAACAGCGCATCGCATACTTTGGTCCTAAAACTCTCAATAATCTCGATAGATGGCTTAAAATCAGAGATATTTTTAAACCAAGCTGTGATTATCTATTTATTTCTCGTGATGGTAAACATTTGACAAATAGATCGATACAAAAGCGCCTTGAAATATTTGCTCAAAAATATGCTAGTCGTCATATCCACCCACATATGTTACGTCATTCTTTCGCTAGTCATGTACTTGATTCATCTAAAGATCTATTAGCTGTAAAAGATCTGTTAGGTCATGCTGATATTTCTAGTACACAGATATACACACATTTAAACTTCCAACAATTAGCAAGCGTTTTTGATAAGGCACATCCTCGAGCAAAGAAAAAGTAA
- a CDS encoding amino acid permease, which yields MNSNSKIKILGSIMIIVGTMIGGGILALPIITAKLGFVIGSILIFIVWSIMTYTAVVISDISCSMPYGSSFKTITEKYLGKPGGVVASIAFLILMYFISTAYISAAASSLSTSFPRLDEKLSSLIFVIIFGSIVVLGTRFVDYANRFFIILKILVLVILCVVFNKYIEVPNLFVAPVDLGISLIIAIPVFTTSFTSHIIVPALSDYLGKNARDMKRIVIIGSIIPLILYLVWVVTILGVLPLHGPISFMDSIFNHIPVGKANIGDILKTLGSKVSTPTTDAVLHIFTYVAIMTSFLSVNLSLFHFNLDTYKLYKTKKAIAYSIAAVLTFAIPLIINQMDPDIFIYAMTCVGLSIAVLLMIMPALMAFKINSLGENFNYKISTYKSLWLISLVSGVIVILCVVA from the coding sequence ATGAATAGTAATAGTAAGATAAAAATTTTAGGATCTATAATGATTATTGTCGGTACCATGATTGGCGGCGGCATATTAGCTTTACCAATAATTACTGCTAAGCTTGGCTTTGTAATAGGTTCGATCCTCATATTCATAGTTTGGAGCATAATGACCTACACCGCGGTAGTTATATCAGATATTTCATGCTCGATGCCTTATGGCAGCAGCTTTAAAACCATAACAGAGAAGTACCTTGGTAAACCAGGAGGGGTTGTTGCAAGTATTGCTTTTTTGATATTAATGTATTTTATAAGTACCGCGTATATCTCTGCGGCTGCATCTTCATTATCGACATCATTTCCAAGACTTGATGAAAAACTATCATCGTTAATCTTTGTAATTATCTTTGGTAGTATCGTGGTCTTAGGAACTAGATTCGTTGACTATGCTAATAGGTTTTTTATAATCCTGAAGATCTTAGTTTTAGTAATATTGTGTGTAGTTTTTAACAAATATATTGAGGTTCCTAATCTTTTTGTAGCCCCTGTTGATCTTGGAATATCACTAATAATAGCTATACCTGTTTTTACAACATCTTTTACCTCACATATTATCGTACCGGCATTATCTGACTACCTTGGTAAAAACGCTAGAGATATGAAGCGCATTGTTATAATAGGTAGTATTATCCCATTAATCTTATATTTAGTATGGGTAGTAACTATTCTAGGTGTATTACCGTTACATGGTCCAATCAGCTTTATGGATTCGATTTTCAATCATATTCCAGTAGGTAAGGCTAATATCGGCGATATCCTAAAAACGCTAGGTAGTAAAGTAAGTACTCCAACAACAGATGCTGTATTACATATTTTTACTTATGTAGCGATTATGACATCATTCCTAAGCGTGAACTTATCTCTGTTTCATTTTAATTTAGATACTTATAAGTTATATAAGACTAAAAAAGCTATAGCTTATTCAATAGCAGCAGTACTAACCTTTGCTATACCACTAATAATAAACCAAATGGATCCAGACATCTTTATTTATGCGATGACTTGTGTTGGTTTATCAATTGCTGTTCTATTAATGATTATGCCAGCGCTTATGGCATTTAAAATAAATAGCCTTGGTGAGAATTTCAATTACAAGATATCAACCTATAAAAGTCTATGGCTAATTTCACTAGTTTCTGGTGTAATAGTTATATTATGTGTTGTTGCTTAA
- a CDS encoding ATP-grasp domain-containing protein, whose product MSTVLENKPRVLVVDPIASADYLITELHKFSIETFILFTIDLTKISSNFSFKSKLVNEKNIFIAKKGIIDIAKFKRLNIDYVICGYEDSVAIADYLMKQIATNYSNDPCTSQYRNNKYLMHKVLKANQLNYIKQEIISPKNIKNNHFSYPCFIKPLNGSASVGAAILNSEAELNNYIKQDFYSPIGRVYKEFIISEYIQGIEYAVDTFSKNGEHCISFIQRHVTKIYHGVPVTLSLELEKDTTIIAKIAEYAKLVLTKLGLRNGFAHTEIFFTAEHKPVLIELNPRISGASGALNILASCSGLDTQIEIFAQKIFNKELAKKEKFFSKVLCLYNFSNKPLPDLSLLKLKYPSINIVDQKKPVGYTRANMLNLYKSDVVAFITLKHKNLEQLEKDYKNILALDLNSNYFLNETL is encoded by the coding sequence ATGTCAACTGTATTAGAAAATAAGCCTAGGGTTTTAGTGGTTGATCCAATTGCTTCTGCAGATTATCTTATAACAGAGTTACATAAATTTTCTATAGAAACTTTTATATTATTTACTATAGACCTGACAAAAATATCATCTAATTTTTCTTTTAAATCTAAACTGGTAAATGAAAAAAATATTTTCATTGCTAAAAAAGGTATTATTGATATAGCAAAGTTTAAAAGATTAAATATTGATTATGTAATTTGTGGCTATGAAGATTCTGTAGCAATAGCAGATTATCTTATGAAGCAAATAGCTACAAATTACTCAAATGATCCGTGTACCTCACAATATAGGAATAACAAGTACCTTATGCACAAGGTGCTGAAGGCCAATCAGCTAAATTATATTAAACAAGAAATTATTAGTCCAAAAAATATTAAAAATAACCATTTTAGTTACCCTTGTTTTATTAAACCATTAAATGGCAGTGCAAGTGTTGGCGCTGCCATTTTAAACTCCGAAGCTGAATTAAATAATTACATAAAACAAGATTTTTATTCACCTATAGGTAGAGTCTATAAAGAGTTCATTATTTCCGAGTATATTCAAGGCATAGAATATGCTGTTGATACCTTTTCAAAAAATGGTGAACACTGCATATCATTTATACAAAGACATGTTACTAAAATATATCATGGTGTTCCAGTAACGTTATCTTTAGAGTTAGAGAAAGATACAACTATAATAGCTAAAATTGCTGAGTATGCTAAACTAGTTTTGACAAAGCTTGGACTTAGAAATGGTTTTGCTCACACAGAAATTTTTTTTACTGCAGAGCATAAGCCAGTTTTAATTGAACTAAACCCACGAATTTCTGGAGCTTCTGGAGCGCTAAATATTCTAGCCTCGTGTTCTGGTCTTGATACTCAGATTGAAATTTTTGCACAGAAAATTTTCAATAAAGAACTTGCTAAAAAAGAAAAATTTTTTTCAAAAGTTCTATGTCTATATAACTTCTCTAACAAGCCTTTACCAGATCTAAGTTTGTTAAAATTAAAATATCCTTCGATAAATATAGTCGACCAGAAAAAGCCAGTAGGGTATACTAGAGCAAATATGCTTAATTTGTATAAATCAGATGTAGTAGCTTTTATAACACTTAAACATAAAAACCTAGAACAGTTAGAAAAAGATTATAAAAATATATTAGCGCTGGATTTAAATAGTAATTATTTTTTAAATGAAACACTATAA
- the secB gene encoding protein-export chaperone SecB: protein MQNNEIQPSFLIQKVYTKDISFETINSPACFKEQWNPSSDFNIDINTTKINDENFELDLTITVTTKNNDTNAYIAEVTQSGIFTIIGMAAEQIDSVLNTYCANTLFPYAKRIIDSSIIKGGFLPLNLAPINFDAIYLKKKSSSKREH from the coding sequence ATGCAAAATAATGAAATTCAACCATCTTTCTTAATTCAAAAAGTATATACAAAAGATATTTCTTTTGAGACTATTAACTCACCTGCTTGTTTTAAAGAACAATGGAACCCTAGTTCTGATTTTAACATTGATATAAATACCACAAAAATAAATGATGAAAATTTCGAACTAGACCTAACTATTACTGTAACTACAAAAAATAATGATACTAATGCTTATATAGCTGAAGTTACTCAGTCTGGTATATTTACAATTATAGGTATGGCAGCAGAACAAATTGATTCGGTACTTAATACATATTGTGCAAATACTCTTTTTCCTTATGCAAAAAGGATAATTGACTCTTCTATAATCAAAGGAGGTTTTTTACCTCTTAACCTTGCACCAATTAATTTTGATGCAATATACCTAAAAAAGAAATCTTCTTCAAAGCGTGAGCATTAA
- the mutS gene encoding DNA mismatch repair protein MutS: MQDTSNHTPMIQQYLKIKSQYQDILLFYRMGDFYELFFDDAKKAAELLDITLTARGKSNGESIPMAGVPYHAAEAYIAKIVKKGLSIAICEQIGDPNTSKGPVERQVTRIITPATVSEEAFLDSNQDSILVSIFVKNNKYNLAYTSYTQGKIYLVKALTNLNELKNAVLKLSPQEIITNSRELAQQNPFKKTIKVLEEWYYSNFESKKYINDSFDTNIANNILNLYKTDQLTTIGSILSYLANILKDTPRHITDISYKQEQDILNIDINSRTNLELDNNSKSSLLGIIGKCKTSLGSRLLKRYFSNPTRNLNILAARHSIINSLSENQHFLKIQDVLNYISDIERIISRVALGTVKPKDLVSLRDSLEQLPTLKKLLNDKNTREIENINKHIHQLDELVTLLDKAVVENPPVTIRDGGVIKAGFDKELDELKSIKDNSYDFLVKFEELQKQKTGINTLKVGYNRVHGYYIELSKQYADKVPTEYVRRQTLKASERYITEELKNFEDKILSSKEKALAREKLIYDTLLKKVLEYYKQIQETAVSIAKIDVLANFAERAIKLKLSQPKFNNLAKLELKQVRHLAIEQNIDEPFIPNDTLLSKDAHTLQIITGPNMGGKSTYMRQVAQLIFLAYIGSFVPASYANICDIDTIYTRIGASDDISSGRSTFMVEMTETAYILNNASAKSLVIMDEIGRGTSTFDGLALAKACAEKFAKIGAFTLFATHYFELTELAKQYPNVCNIHFEAKEYKDNIYFMHKAVAGAAKKSYGIQVAKLAGISQDVLESAKQNLYNLEKRQQLTELNQIQGHLEFEPTNQKNPLQQKLDTIDINTITPLEALNILFELKKH, from the coding sequence ATGCAAGATACTTCTAACCATACCCCGATGATACAACAATATTTAAAAATTAAATCACAATATCAAGATATATTATTATTTTATCGTATGGGTGATTTTTATGAGCTTTTTTTTGATGATGCTAAAAAAGCTGCTGAACTTTTAGATATCACTCTCACTGCTCGTGGTAAATCAAATGGCGAATCGATTCCAATGGCTGGAGTCCCCTATCACGCTGCTGAAGCTTATATTGCAAAAATTGTCAAAAAAGGTCTATCGATCGCTATCTGTGAACAAATTGGTGATCCAAATACTTCAAAAGGTCCAGTTGAGAGACAAGTCACACGCATTATAACTCCAGCGACTGTTTCTGAAGAAGCTTTTTTAGATAGTAATCAAGATAGTATCCTTGTGAGTATTTTTGTCAAAAATAACAAATATAATCTAGCATACACTAGCTATACTCAAGGCAAAATTTATCTAGTTAAAGCACTAACTAACCTAAATGAACTAAAAAATGCTGTTCTAAAACTATCACCTCAAGAAATTATCACTAACTCTCGTGAACTTGCTCAGCAAAATCCTTTTAAAAAAACGATTAAAGTTCTAGAAGAATGGTACTATAGCAATTTTGAGTCAAAAAAATATATTAACGACTCTTTTGATACAAATATTGCTAATAACATCCTCAATCTTTATAAAACTGATCAGCTAACAACTATTGGCTCAATACTTAGCTATCTTGCAAATATTCTCAAGGATACTCCAAGACATATTACTGATATTAGTTATAAACAAGAGCAAGATATCCTTAATATAGATATAAACAGCCGCACAAATCTTGAGCTTGATAATAACTCAAAAAGCAGCTTACTAGGCATAATTGGCAAATGTAAGACTAGTCTTGGTAGTCGTCTCCTAAAAAGGTATTTTAGCAATCCAACAAGAAACTTAAACATACTAGCTGCTCGCCATAGTATTATAAATAGCTTAAGTGAAAATCAGCACTTTTTGAAAATTCAAGATGTACTTAATTATATCAGTGATATCGAAAGAATAATCTCACGAGTTGCACTTGGAACCGTAAAGCCTAAAGATCTTGTCTCACTGCGCGATTCTCTTGAGCAATTACCAACACTCAAAAAACTCCTTAATGACAAAAATACTCGAGAGATTGAAAATATCAATAAGCATATTCACCAACTTGACGAGCTTGTCACGCTTTTAGATAAAGCAGTTGTTGAGAACCCTCCAGTAACTATTCGTGATGGTGGCGTCATTAAAGCTGGTTTTGATAAAGAGTTAGATGAACTAAAAAGCATAAAAGATAATTCTTATGATTTTCTAGTTAAATTTGAAGAGTTACAAAAACAAAAAACTGGTATAAATACACTTAAAGTTGGTTACAATCGTGTCCATGGCTATTATATCGAATTATCTAAACAATATGCTGATAAAGTCCCAACTGAATACGTTAGGCGCCAAACTTTAAAAGCTAGTGAGCGCTATATCACCGAAGAGCTAAAGAATTTTGAAGATAAAATTCTTTCGTCAAAAGAAAAGGCCCTAGCCCGTGAAAAATTAATCTATGATACACTGTTAAAGAAAGTTCTAGAATACTATAAGCAAATCCAAGAAACTGCAGTAAGTATTGCAAAAATAGATGTCTTAGCAAATTTTGCTGAAAGAGCTATTAAGCTTAAACTTAGCCAGCCTAAGTTTAATAACTTAGCAAAACTAGAACTTAAACAAGTTCGTCACCTAGCAATTGAACAGAATATTGATGAGCCTTTTATTCCTAACGATACATTGCTAAGCAAAGATGCTCACACATTACAAATAATCACAGGTCCAAATATGGGTGGTAAGTCTACATATATGCGCCAAGTTGCTCAACTAATATTCTTAGCTTACATAGGCTCATTTGTACCAGCAAGTTATGCAAATATCTGTGACATTGATACTATCTACACAAGAATTGGTGCATCTGATGATATTTCTAGTGGTAGGTCAACTTTTATGGTTGAAATGACTGAAACAGCGTATATCCTCAATAATGCTAGTGCTAAATCGCTAGTAATAATGGATGAAATAGGTCGTGGCACAAGCACTTTTGATGGGCTGGCTTTAGCTAAGGCATGTGCAGAGAAATTTGCCAAAATAGGTGCATTTACTTTGTTTGCAACACATTATTTTGAGCTCACAGAATTAGCCAAACAATATCCAAATGTATGCAATATCCACTTTGAAGCTAAAGAATATAAGGATAATATCTACTTTATGCACAAAGCTGTTGCGGGAGCAGCTAAAAAATCCTATGGCATCCAAGTAGCCAAACTTGCTGGTATATCTCAAGATGTCTTAGAATCAGCAAAACAGAATCTATATAATCTCGAAAAAAGACAGCAGCTAACAGAGTTAAATCAAATTCAAGGTCACCTTGAATTTGAGCCAACTAACCAAAAAAATCCTTTACAACAAAAACTTGATACGATTGATATCAACACAATAACACCTCTAGAAGCACTAAATATACTCTTTGAACTAAAAAAACACTAA
- a CDS encoding acetyl-CoA carboxylase carboxyltransferase subunit alpha, which translates to MNYLDFESKIKEIEDKITSLSHIFEDEKTEAEIKKLSKKRLDLMESTYSKLTDWQVVQLSRHPDRPYFKDLLPLIFTGFQELHGDRTFGDDLAVIGGLAKLNNKPVMVIGQEKGRDTKSKIKHNFGMMHPEGYRKALRLMKLAEKFNMPVVTFIDTPGAYPGIKAEERGQSEAIARNLLEMSALKVPVVCIVIGEGCSGGALGIGVGDKLLMLQYSYFATISPEGCASILHKTAEKASEVTQMMNITSGRLKELKIVDEVIAEPLGGAHRDYETTATNISKAIAAELKVLSEMTVEQRNSKRYDKLMSFGRFKEA; encoded by the coding sequence ATGAATTATTTAGACTTTGAGTCAAAAATAAAAGAAATCGAAGATAAAATCACATCTTTATCGCATATATTTGAAGATGAAAAGACAGAAGCTGAGATTAAAAAGCTAAGCAAGAAAAGACTTGATCTAATGGAGTCTACTTACTCTAAGCTTACAGATTGGCAAGTAGTGCAACTATCACGCCACCCTGATAGACCATATTTCAAAGACTTATTACCATTAATTTTCACCGGTTTTCAAGAATTACATGGTGATAGAACTTTTGGTGATGACTTAGCTGTTATCGGTGGTTTAGCAAAATTAAACAACAAACCAGTTATGGTTATTGGTCAGGAAAAGGGTCGTGATACTAAGAGTAAAATAAAACACAACTTTGGTATGATGCATCCAGAAGGGTATCGTAAAGCTCTGAGACTTATGAAACTAGCAGAGAAGTTTAATATGCCAGTTGTGACATTTATTGATACTCCAGGTGCGTACCCTGGTATCAAAGCAGAAGAGCGTGGTCAAAGTGAAGCTATTGCAAGAAACCTATTAGAGATGAGTGCTCTGAAAGTTCCGGTTGTATGTATTGTGATTGGTGAGGGTTGTTCCGGTGGAGCTTTAGGTATAGGTGTTGGTGATAAATTACTTATGCTGCAATATAGTTATTTTGCAACTATTTCACCTGAAGGATGTGCTTCAATTTTGCACAAGACAGCTGAGAAAGCTTCAGAAGTTACACAAATGATGAACATCACATCAGGGCGTCTTAAAGAATTAAAAATTGTTGATGAAGTAATTGCTGAGCCACTAGGTGGAGCTCATCGCGATTATGAAACTACTGCTACTAATATCAGCAAGGCTATAGCTGCAGAGCTAAAAGTACTTTCTGAAATGACAGTAGAACAAAGAAACTCTAAAAGATATGATAAATTAATGTCTTTTGGAAGGTTCAAGGAAGCATAA